The genomic interval ctctacgattctatgattctatgattcctttggTAGTTGAGTTTTGGAGACGATCAACTGTTGCAGTCGATTTCAACAAACACTCAAAAGCCCAGCCGCTTCTACAAAGAAgaaaattttgattttaattttggaAAAAGGCCACTCAACACGTGAAAAACATTTTGTATTCATAAAGCAATCACAGCTTGTTTGGGAAGTGAAGGACCTTTCTAGTTCTCCATTTTTCCAGTAATGGGGCACCCAACATTTGTGAGAACATAGAATGTAGAATTCCAGTAACCATGCTGACTAAGTCAGCCTTAAGAAAGAGTTTTTGCCATTGGTTTTGCAATGGGTTTTGTGCAGGATTTTCCCCAGCAGCTGTACAGATAATTCTATATCCATTTCTGTATGGATGTGCTTGAAGTCCCAAAGCCGTGCAGAAATACATGAATGAATCTCGCTCGACGCAGAGGTTGCTCTTTCCCTCAGTGCCACAGCAGTTTCCTGAATGCCCTCTCCGATGCCCCGTTACCTGGCTTTTTGTCTGGGATCATGTCTGCGCTTCTTTCTGCTTTTAAAGTTATTGACGGGCACCTTTTCTGCACCCGCTGCAAACCTGCCTGCGTTACGTTCCTGCAAAAGTCCACGTGCAGCGTTTGCAAGGCATCAGCATAAAGGGTTACAGCGTCCAAAGTCTGGTCAGTGATCTGGACGCAGTTTTCCAGCCGCAGAGTCCGGAGGCTGGAGCAGCTCTTCAGAAGCAAAGTGATGTAGGAGTCGGTAACATGGCCGCACCCAGAAAGTGTCAAAGATAGTAGGTTTGGACACCTTGAAAACACAAACAGGAGTTATAATGAAACACAGTGGTCAGCTGGGGATATAGGATTTAAGAGCAGTAAGACTGGTCTCCCATCTTCCAACTGGTTAAAGCCATCCCACTCCTAGTCTGATGGGATGGTTGCTCCAAATCACTTGTTGCTACAAGTGTGTTAAGGCTTTACGCAGAGGGTAGTTATGGGCAATTCAGGACTGTTATTCTGCAGTAAGACCCTCACAGCACAAGCATACAGTACTAGACTATTGTCTTGGTTTAGTTAATGCCATGGTTAATACAGTCagcctctatatccatggattctgtagcCATGAATTAAACCATCTAAAgcttgctattttttaaaaaaccaaaagcaCCCTTAATTTTTCCGTtttatcagtatgtaaagagatcttgttgcacctttgagactaacaaagaaagaagttggcagcatgagctttcctagacttcagtctatttcctcagatgcgtttgagGAAATGTATCTggggaagtagattgaagtctgaaagctcatgatgccaacttctttctttcagatctcTACATAtagattttacagactaacatggcaacatctttgaattttatcatgttatataaggggcacaattttcttaacccactgtatataatggaacttgctCATTCACACATTTTACTATCTGCagggaggtcttggaaccaaaccccagcaaataccaaggactcactgtagtGAAGTTGCCTTGGTTTTGCAACTAGCTGTATGGCTACTAATCATGATGGCTATGCTATCTCTCAATATCATACCTCTGATGCGGCCATGTTGACCTCTCTACACAAGACCGGACTTGTCATTATACCAGCATGTAGTTGCATGTATAATCTTGGTCTCCctattttaaatctctttttaaacCTCTTCAAGAAAGAGCTCAGGTTAGAATATTCTATGCATTGAACACAGAGGATGTATTGCAGCATCAGTCTCTGGCAGTTTGTAAAATATTTCGCAGCGGTTGTGAGCAAGTGCCAGCAAACGGCAACAGCCTCAGCCTATTTAGGGCTGCGGATTTCTCTGTGCCTGGGCTTTTTGTCTCAAATCATTGTTTAGGCCAAAGTGCCGGTTAATCTTCACGCTgtttaaaggagggagggagagggagggtggCTAAAAAGGAACAGCAAAGGAATGCTTGGAATGGCAGGGCAGCCTTAACGCCTGGTCGCCATGGCATTTGAGGACAGAAGTGGCCTTTTAGAAAACTAGCATGTGGTTTCATTCACCTTTAAAAACACGAGGAAAGAAGAGCTGGGACTCTGGTGCTGGGGAATTTCAGATgtgtatattaaaaaacaaaccctgctttcacacagaaacaaaaacatttttactctCTGCTAAACGTACAATGGATCTACTAGGCCATACTGTACAAGCATTAAGTCTGTAACACATCTATAACACAGCCCATCTCGGTGAAAAACTTCACATGCCCGAAGACTTACCTCTCACAAACCTGGAGTAAGAAATGGTTGACGGTGTGTTCATGTACGCTGCAGATGTCCCTCTGCAAGGTGGTCTTCATCCAATCCTCAACGTTGCAGACTTTGACTTGGCTGGAATGCCAGCAGATGGAAAGGCAGTGCAAGGCTGGTCCCAGGACATAGTTGCTCTTGGTCAGCTCCGTGGGGGAATGGAAGTGCAGCACCGGCCACAGCGAGGGCTCCTGAAAGACCCTCCGCATCCGGGGACACGTCTGGGCCAGGCTCCTCCGGCTGTTTTTGTCCAGGAAGGAGAAAATGTGCAGGAGGCACTCCCAATTCAGCTGCATTAGATGCATGGCCCCTGAGGGTCTGCAAGGAAGTAGCATGCTCCGGACGCTTCCCGGTCCCTCCTCGCACAAATATGGTGTGGAATGGAGGTTATTTTTGGCCTTTGACAGCTGGGAATGAAGTTTCCAAAAAGGGCAATGACCAGGGGAAGGCCGACAGCAGCCTGAATTTTCTTCTCCCCACGGAATGGCTACGGGAAGAGCAAAATGGCTTAGTTTACTCAGATCTTGCCTTAAAAGGATTTACATGCCTCTGAGCCGATTTGTGCTTGTTTAGGAGGTGGACTGTGCTTGTTTAGAGAGGTTTCCAGCCCACCCCTCTGAAAGGAAAGGACTGGCAGGACTCCGCTCATCATGGCAAGCAAAAGAAACAAGGAAGTGAAGGAGTCTACGTTTTTCCAAGGGCGGCAGCCCCTGCCTTTTGAGAATGGTCTGTGACACAAAACTACACACACAAGGCCTGGAGGGATCTACCCGCTTGGAACAACTGCTCAAGCCCCAGAAGACCTGATACAGGCAGCCTGGCAAACCCTTGCAATGCTGGCCACAATGGTGAACagggagaggggaagaaaggaactgCCAGAAAAAGAGAACGCCTTTCTTCCCCAACAGCTGCAGCCAAAGATATTTTGCTCTCCCATAACAAACAAAAAGTTGCAATGAGTTGGACGGCCTGCGTTTCTGGGCCCAGTTGCAGCTGCTTTCTTTCCCAGCAGTCAATGCCAGTTTTATTTTTCACTCAGGGTTGTGTGAGGAACTGTGTAAGACGCCTAACACAAAGGTGACCTGTGCTGCAGCATCACCCACTGAGTAGCCAAACTCAACCTAGCTACCAGCAGGGGCCAATAAGGTGCAGGAAATGCATCTTGGCATCCCACGCTTTTGGCAACTGTTCCTCTGCCTTCTTGCTGGGAGGTGGCACAACCCATGCTTGCTCCCAAGCAGCCTGGCAAGTCAACGTCCACCAAGTTACTTGTTTAAAAACACACCAGCAGCAGACCAGACCAGTCCCATGGAGGGGATAGAGCTCCATaacccaagtcacccagtgagaaaaaaaaatacttaaatgctacatcttccagaagagagtggcattgttttgttttgtttttgagagagagaggaagcgaGCTTAAATTGTGGCCCAGAATCGCCCTCTAAACATTCCAAAGACAACCATTTTACAGTCTTCACCAAGGCTTATGCAACAAGATTTTAATGGCAAACAAACAATCACAACTATGGTACTATACAGCCCAAGGACCCTCTATAACACAAACTGGAAACAGTAGGCTTGTGTTGAGAAACGCAGAAGATGACCACAGTGGGACAGAGAAAGAGCCGCCTGGAGAGAGAAGACTGCCTCACTGCCGCGTCCAGCCTGCCACCACCAGTGCCCCATAACCGGATGGAGCCTTACCTTGGCCAGACCCTCTTCTTACAACCACCTGGTCTTCTTTTGCTGAAGAATGGCAGAACTCTGGTCCATTAATGTGGCACTGTTGCCAACAGCATCTAGGGCAGCTTCATCTTACAGGAGGGGCACAGAAGGACACAGCATTGGTCTTCTCAAACAACAACAGATATGTGGGGCAGCCTGTGACTAGGCCATGGGTACTGGCCACCCACTAGCCCCACAGCCAGTGTTTTTTTCAGGCTCCATCGCCACCTGGGGCAGGGCAGTGCCAGGCCAAGCATCTCCCTTGGCAGAAACCCAGGTGTGCGAGTGTAGGGCGGTGGTGTCGTCCTCCCGTCGCAATACAGGACAAACAAGGGGGGAAATGTCCAATACTATCTCAGGTGCAGAACGCGCTTCCGACTGCTTCGCTTTGACACAACTCACTGAGTAGAATCCAGTGGATAAGCAAATCTCCACCAGGAAGAGAAATAACGTGTGTTGCCACAACTCGCTGCTTCGACTGTCCACACGGCATGTGTTACGCAGGGGCGGACGGGAGCCACACGAAGAAAAAGGCTTCTTTGTCCCAGGCCAACCCCTTCCGCCTGAGCTTCCTGAGGACAGGAGCAGCAAGTAAGTGCTTTGCATTTTGCCTGCCACATTCCAAAAAGAGTAACACAGCATGTCACAAGGGAGGAATACTGTTACATGAAAGGGATCAGGGAAGAAAGAATGGGTTTGTGGAGGGGAGAAATGAGAACCAGGAACAGCACTGCTGGTTTAACAGCCACTGTTTTCCCTTTGCAGTGGTTTCTACGTTACGAAGAAAGGCACATTTACATCATTCCCTGAACCTCAGCCTTCTAAGTCCCTCTGCCTCCGAGGTTCAACTGATGCTAATTCAGGGTTTCGGCTCTAAAGGGGTTGGGAAAGTGACCTAAGTCCcctgagagagaaaagaagaaagcaaaaaagggaagaaagggaagaagaaagcgGAAAGAGAACATACGAGGGAGTGTGTTAATGTAACTCACAAAGATGTGGGGCAGAAGCCACTTTCTTACTCCCCCTGAAGTGTTTAAGTTACAAGCCTCACAAGCCTCTTCATTGCAGCCAAAGGCAACCATCACCTCTATTCAACTGTGCTTGCCGCAGTTTGAACCTTACCCTCAGCATCATCCATGATGCATCAGGAAAGCATGAAACACAAAGCCAAGAAATGCACTGAGCAGAATGAAGATGCTGGTGCCATGTTGTGGCACCTGGGACAGCAAAAGAGTCTCAGGATCGGGATGACTATGACCACCATAGACTACACATTCTTCCTCCAGACCTACAGCACACTGCTCCTGGCTGCCTCTTCCCACATCGACAGCCGTTCAGAGGGCTATGGCTTGCATGATAAAACTTGGTAGGGGTCtgggttttaaaacaaaaaacagtcttCTACTCTACCTCCAACGCATCACAAGACCAAAGGGAACATGATGGCATTAAGGGAACAAATCTAAAAAGTTCTAGAGGAAAAGAAGCTAGGCAACCTTAAACTTtatcagatttttcttttttgaaaggtAGCTTAACTGCTGCAAAATTGTCATTTTTCATCACTGAAAGGAAAATcaatttttttatataattagCTTCTGTTACCAACAACATAGTCAGCTACTGATGTACACAAAACAGGGAAAGGAAGCAGCCTCCAGAAACAAAAGTAGCAGCAATTATGCAGCCCATGTAACGAGGCCACATTTTGtcccttaaaaaacaaacaggccACCCGAACTCTGTCCGCACGTAATGCGTCCGCAACACAATCTGCAGGTACAAGTCCTTGATCTTACAAGAAAGTAGCCTTGCATAACAGGCAGAAAAGCCACCCAAGGCTCTCGTTTCATAATTGAGTATGCCACCGTGCTAATTGGAAGGATTCAAGTTTCTCTGATGTAAATGTGCCTTTGAAAAGCAAACAGGAACATATAGATATACAAAAGTCAAACAACTAAAGTAGCTCTTGAAACTATGTATAAAAAAAATCGAGTTAAAGCAGCAAATCAAATTTATCTGCTGAGGTGTTCTTTTCTTCTGGTGTCACTAACAACCAAGTTAGCTTTGTGTCCACATTTCAACAAATCAAATGCTATTACTGACAAAGTAAAACTAGAAaccacaaggaggaggagaaaaaaaaaatctgaaaagtgCACAATGAAATCAAGAGTCTTGGATCAAGTATCTGTGGAGGATTGGAAATGTTTTATCCAGAGGACTTGATATGCAAAAGTTGGGGGGAGAGGTATTATTAAAGTTTGTCCAGGCTGGACTTGGCCTGCCGCTCGACGTAGAAGAGGATATAGGCCTTGGCTTTCACCACCGTCTCCTCGTCTGTCAATGTCACGGTGCTGTCGTTGAAATGGAACCAGCGCCCTTCGTGGGTCGCATAGGCAGTGTAATGGCCGGAGCCAACCCTGCAAATATAGACATACAAATACAGAGGGACAGATTCAGTGCTCCGTTATTTATAAGAAACATAATTCAAGAAGAGACCAGTCAGGAACATCCCAAGCCAAACACCACTTTCCCATGAGCAGCTGCAACGCTGCCCTTGCCTTGGTCAAAGCCTTTTTCCAGCATCTCCTAATCCTCGGGTGCCTTTTTTTGTAACCCACACCACAAAACCTAACAAATTTGCGAGGAAGAAAGGCAACCTCCGGAGCGGTGGGCACCCAGAGAAAAGTCATCTCCGCCTGCTTATAGCCTGCCCTTTGTCCACAGATCTCAGGGAAGCATACAACAAGTTTACTGATTAGCcaactgaccatatcaatggtAAAATACAAGAGAAGCATATAATAATATCAATGTAagacaataaataataaagataaatTAAAAGGCTACCAGGATATTAAACGATTTGTTACTTGAAGCACTTGAAATCCCTTGGAACTTAAAAATG from Sceloporus undulatus isolate JIND9_A2432 ecotype Alabama chromosome 6, SceUnd_v1.1, whole genome shotgun sequence carries:
- the FBXL22 gene encoding F-box and leucine-rich protein 22, whose amino-acid sequence is MLLPCRPSGAMHLMQLNWECLLHIFSFLDKNSRRSLAQTCPRMRRVFQEPSLWPVLHFHSPTELTKSNYVLGPALHCLSICWHSSQVKVCNVEDWMKTTLQRDICSVHEHTVNHFLLQVCERCPNLLSLTLSGCGHVTDSYITLLLKSCSSLRTLRLENCVQITDQTLDAVTLYADALQTLHVDFCRNVTQAGLQRVQKRCPSITLKAERSADMIPDKKPGNGASERAFRKLLWH